A region from the Fusarium graminearum PH-1 chromosome 4, whole genome shotgun sequence genome encodes:
- a CDS encoding pyruvate decarboxylase, translating into MSNSSLQKPIDVAEYLFKRLYEVGVRSIHGVPGDYNLVALDYLPQCNLRWVGSVNELNAAYAADGYARVTKMAALITTFGVGELSAINGVAGSYSEHIPVVHIVGCPSTISQRDQMLLHHTLGNGDFDVFANMSSQISCNVAKLNKPSEIAEQIDTALRTCWLRSRPVYIMVPTDMVQEKVEGARLDTPIDLSEPKNDPGNEDFVVDEILKAMYAAKRPVILVDSCAIRHRVVEEVHQLVDKLDLPVFVTPMGKGAVNEDHPNYGGVFAGDGSHPPRAQTIVEESDLLLTIGALKSDFNTTGFSYRTSQINSVDFHSTHCKVRYSTYPGVAMRGVLRKIIDKVDPKSMPAPSIPEVRNEVEKNNDDSETITQAWFWPRVGEYLIPNDIVVTETGTANFGIWDTRFPRNVTALSQVLWGSIGWSVGACQGAALAAKDAGKDGRTILFVGDGSFQLTAQELSTMIRHGLKPTIFVICNDGFTIERFIHGMDAVYNDINNWKYKDLVSVFGGEKTCKTFQIKTKNELNELLTNKEFNAAECLQFVELYMPREDAPRALVLTAEASARNNAKKH; encoded by the exons ATGAGCAACAGTAGCCTCCAAAAGCCAATTGACGTGGCTGAGTACCTCTTCAAGCGACTCTACGAGGTCGGCGTTCGATCTATTCACGGCGTTCCAGGCGATTACAACCTCGTCGCTCTCGACTATCTTCCACAATGCAACCTCAGGTGGGTCGGCAGTGTTAACGAGCTCAATGCTG CCTATGCTGCCGATGGCTACGCCCGTGTTACCAAGATGGCTGCTCTCATCACCACCTTCGGTGTTGGAGAGCTCTCTGCCATCAACGGTGTTGCTGGATCTTACTCTGAGCACATCCCCGTTGTCCATATTGTTGGATGCCCCTCTACCATCTCGCAGCGTGATCAAATGCTACTTCACCACACTCTCGGCAACGGTGACTTTGACGTCTTTGCCAACATGAGCTCTCAAATCTCGTGCAACGtcgccaagctcaacaagccTTCTGAGATTGCCGAACAGATCGACACTGCTCTCCGCACCTGCTGGCTCCGCTCTCGTCCTGTCTACATCATGGTTCCTACCGACATGGTCCAAGAAAAGGTTGAGGGCGCTCGCCTCGACACCCCTATTGACCTGTCTGAGCCAAAGAACGATCCTGGCAACGAGgactttgttgttgacgagatcctcaaggccatGTACGCCGCCAAGCGCCCTGTGATCTTGGTCGACTCCTGCGCCATCCGCCACCGTGTTGTCGAAGAGGTTCACCAGcttgttgacaagctcgacctCCCTGTATTTGTTACCCCCATGGGTAAGGGTGCAGTAAACGAGGACCACCCCAACTATGGCGGTGTCTTTGCCGGTGACggctctcatcctcctcgtgCCCAGACCATTGTCGAGGAATCTGATCTCCTTCTCACCATTGGTGCCCTGAAGAGTGACTTCAATACCACTGGTTTCTCCTACCGCACATCTCAAATTAACTCAGTTGATTTCCACAGCACTCACTGCAAGGTCCGATACTCCACATACCCTGGCGTTGCCATGCGCGGAGTCCTCCgcaagatcatcgacaagGTCGACCCCAAGTCTATGCCTGCTCCTTCCATTCCCGAAGTAAGgaacgaggttgagaagaacaacgacGACTCCGAGACCATCACACAAGCCTGGTTCTGGCCTCGCGTTGGTGAATACCTCATCCCCAATGACATTGTTGTCACTGAGACTGGTACCGCGAACTTTGGCATCTGGGACACTCGATTCCCTCGTAATGTCACCGCCCTCAGTCAAGTCCTCTGGGGCAGCATAGGCTGGTCTGTTGGTGCCTGCCAGGGTGCTGCTCTCGCTGCTAAGGATGCCGGCAAGGACGGCCGAACAATCCTCTTTGTCGGTGATGGATCTTTCCAACTGACTGCTCAGGAGCTGAGCACCATGATCCGACATGGCCTCAAGCCCACAAT TTTCGTCATCTGCAACGATGGTTTCACCATTGAACGATTCATTCACGGCATGGATGCTGTCTacaacgacatcaacaactgGAAGTACAAGGACCTCGTCAGCGTTTTCGGTGGCGAGAAGACTTGCAAGACCTtccagatcaagaccaagaacgaACTCAACGAGCTCCTTACCAACAAGGAGTTCAATGCTGCTGAGTGCTTGCAATTTGTCGAGCTCTATATGCCCAGGGAAGACGCTCCTCGCGCTCTGGTTCTGACCGCTGAGGCTAGTGCCAGGAAcaacgccaagaagcacTAG